Proteins encoded by one window of Bacillus sp. DTU_2020_1000418_1_SI_GHA_SEK_038:
- a CDS encoding DUF4397 domain-containing protein yields the protein MSRNQNYHDFLQKASKYDLLANYYKYTNPASHIAYYQKHLQYINMAVQMMRTHTMPNQQDQISSGRVRFIHASTDAPNVDIYIDGTRILKDFSYKETSNYLSLPPGKHQVDIYPTGNMVSTVLSRKVIIEQGKHYTLIPTGHVKNLKWLALEDDPRVPSGESKIRFINLSPDAPALDIAVKGRDVIFSNLSFRKHTSYLGLSPMTVDLEARIAGSSNIALPLPQIQLKPNKAYTILIVGSITSEQGLEVVFIKN from the coding sequence ATGTCCCGAAATCAAAATTATCATGATTTTTTACAAAAAGCTAGTAAATATGACCTGCTAGCAAATTACTATAAATATACAAATCCCGCCAGCCATATAGCCTATTATCAAAAACATTTGCAATATATAAATATGGCAGTTCAAATGATGCGCACTCATACAATGCCCAATCAACAAGATCAAATCAGTTCTGGAAGGGTGCGTTTTATACATGCTTCCACAGATGCCCCTAATGTAGATATATATATTGATGGCACAAGAATATTAAAAGATTTTTCTTATAAAGAGACGAGCAATTACCTTTCTTTGCCCCCTGGCAAACATCAAGTAGATATTTATCCAACAGGAAATATGGTATCGACTGTCCTAAGCCGAAAAGTAATAATTGAACAAGGAAAACATTATACCCTAATCCCAACTGGGCATGTAAAGAATCTGAAGTGGCTTGCCCTTGAGGATGACCCTCGTGTGCCTAGTGGTGAATCAAAGATTAGATTCATTAATCTTTCTCCTGATGCACCTGCCTTAGATATTGCTGTTAAGGGCAGAGATGTTATTTTTTCTAATTTATCCTTCCGTAAACATACAAGCTATCTTGGACTGTCCCCCATGACAGTGGACCTGGAAGCAAGAATTGCAGGGTCCTCCAATATTGCCCTGCCATTACCACAAATACAACTGAAGCCAAACAAAGCATACACCATCCTTATCGTTGGTTCCATTACGAGCGAGCAAGGGCTAGAAGTTGTTTTCATCAAAAATTAA
- the ilvA gene encoding threonine ammonia-lyase IlvA, giving the protein MEQKVLKKKWVQLEDILIAYQQLKDIVAHTPLQRNELLSEKYECNVFLKREDLQHIRSFKLRGAYYSVKSLSEDETRNGVVCASAGNHAQGVAYACRHLGVQGKIFMPTTTPRQKVSQVEMFGRGFVDIILVGDTFDDSYAEANKCAEDEKRAFIHPFDDERVIAGQGTVAVEILNDCEEPIDFVFASIGGGGLMSGLSTYIKSISPKTKMIGVEPAGAASMSESVKYKSVTLLENIDKFVDGAAVKGVGEKTFDICEELVDDILLVPEGKVCTTILELYNEHAIIAEPAGALPIASLDFYKEEIKGKNIVCVISGGNNDFGRMQEMKERSLLYEGLLYYFIVNFPQRAGALREFLDEVLGPNDDITRFEYTKKNNKDNGPALVGIELKNKEDYPGLIQRLNKKGFAYQDINKDSNLFHLLV; this is encoded by the coding sequence ATGGAACAGAAAGTATTGAAGAAAAAATGGGTGCAACTGGAGGATATTCTGATTGCATACCAACAGCTGAAGGATATCGTCGCCCATACACCGTTGCAAAGAAATGAGCTTCTTTCTGAAAAATATGAGTGTAATGTGTTTTTGAAAAGGGAAGATCTACAGCATATCCGATCCTTTAAGCTTAGAGGTGCCTACTATTCAGTCAAGTCACTAAGTGAAGATGAAACAAGAAATGGCGTTGTGTGTGCAAGTGCGGGCAATCATGCTCAAGGTGTAGCATACGCATGCAGACATTTAGGTGTTCAAGGGAAAATATTCATGCCAACAACGACTCCACGACAAAAGGTAAGCCAGGTTGAAATGTTTGGCCGCGGCTTTGTTGATATTATATTAGTTGGTGATACGTTTGATGATTCCTATGCTGAGGCCAATAAATGTGCAGAAGATGAGAAGCGGGCGTTTATCCATCCATTTGACGATGAAAGGGTCATTGCAGGACAAGGGACCGTGGCGGTTGAAATATTGAATGACTGTGAGGAGCCGATTGATTTTGTTTTCGCTAGTATTGGCGGGGGCGGGTTGATGTCTGGGTTAAGTACTTACATTAAAAGTATTTCACCAAAAACGAAAATGATTGGTGTTGAGCCTGCCGGTGCAGCATCGATGAGCGAATCTGTAAAGTATAAATCTGTAACTCTACTAGAAAATATTGATAAATTTGTTGATGGAGCTGCAGTCAAAGGTGTCGGAGAAAAAACTTTTGACATATGCGAAGAACTTGTTGATGATATTCTACTCGTGCCTGAAGGAAAGGTATGTACGACAATCCTAGAATTATATAATGAACATGCAATTATTGCAGAACCTGCAGGGGCTTTGCCAATTGCTTCACTTGATTTTTATAAAGAAGAAATTAAAGGGAAGAATATCGTTTGTGTTATTAGCGGTGGAAATAATGATTTCGGCAGAATGCAGGAGATGAAGGAAAGATCCTTATTGTATGAAGGGCTTTTATATTACTTTATTGTTAACTTTCCACAGCGTGCTGGTGCATTGCGAGAGTTCCTCGATGAGGTTCTCGGGCCAAACGATGATATTACGAGATTTGAATATACAAAAAAGAATAATAAGGATAATGGTCCGGCATTAGTGGGTATTGAGCTGAAGAATAAAGAGGATTACCCTGGTTTAATCCAAAGATTGAATAAAAAGGGTTTTGCTTATCAGGACATTAATAAAGACAGTAATCTCTTCCATTTGCTTGTTTAA
- the rsgA gene encoding ribosome small subunit-dependent GTPase A: MNLNMIGYNEFFEKEFEAYEADGFTVGRVSLEHKRMYRVWTEEGEILCEVSGKFSYVATAREDYPAVGDWVVIKARQAEGRGTIHKVLPRKSKFSRKAAGENTEEQIVATNVDTIFLVNSLNDDLNLRRIERYLLLSWESGANPVIVLTKADLCDDVEGKLSEVEGIAMGVPIVSVSVLEEKGLEGLKPYLHPGKSIALLGSSGVGKSTLTNYLLGAEKQKVQDIREDDDKGRHTTTHRELILLPGGTVLIDTPGMRELQLWDSAEGLMDSFTDIEEIAKQCKYRDCSHTQEPGCAVALAINNGLLDSNRLVSYKKLQRELAYLERKQDQRAQLEEKKRWKSMNISMKNINKKLY; encoded by the coding sequence TTGAATTTAAATATGATTGGCTATAATGAATTTTTTGAAAAAGAATTTGAAGCATACGAAGCGGATGGCTTTACAGTAGGCCGCGTTTCACTTGAACATAAAAGAATGTATCGGGTTTGGACTGAGGAAGGCGAAATATTATGTGAAGTTTCCGGGAAGTTTTCTTATGTAGCCACTGCTAGAGAAGATTATCCGGCAGTAGGTGATTGGGTTGTAATAAAGGCTCGCCAAGCTGAAGGTCGCGGCACTATTCATAAGGTGCTCCCGAGAAAAAGCAAATTTTCTAGAAAAGCAGCTGGCGAAAATACAGAAGAGCAAATTGTCGCCACGAATGTAGATACGATCTTTCTAGTTAATTCTTTAAATGACGATTTAAACTTGCGCAGAATCGAAAGATATTTACTTTTATCGTGGGAAAGCGGTGCAAATCCAGTTATTGTTTTAACAAAAGCTGATTTATGTGATGATGTAGAAGGAAAGTTATCTGAAGTAGAAGGTATAGCAATGGGTGTACCGATTGTTTCGGTCAGTGTCCTAGAGGAAAAAGGGCTTGAAGGTTTAAAGCCATATCTTCACCCAGGAAAATCAATTGCTCTCCTCGGTTCATCAGGTGTAGGGAAATCAACCTTAACGAATTATCTGTTAGGTGCTGAGAAGCAAAAGGTGCAGGATATTCGTGAAGATGATGATAAGGGACGCCATACGACAACCCATCGAGAGCTAATTCTGCTGCCAGGGGGAACAGTGCTAATCGATACCCCGGGAATGAGGGAGCTTCAGCTTTGGGACAGTGCTGAAGGATTAATGGATAGCTTTACAGATATTGAAGAGATAGCGAAGCAATGCAAGTATAGAGACTGTAGCCACACTCAAGAGCCAGGCTGTGCTGTTGCACTCGCTATTAATAATGGCTTGCTCGATAGCAATCGTCTTGTGAGCTACAAGAAGCTGCAAAGGGAATTGGCTTATTTAGAAAGAAAGCAAGATCAGAGGGCGCAGCTCGAAGAGAAGAAACGATGGAAAAGCATGAACATAAGCATGAAAAATATAAATAAGAAACTGTATTAA
- a CDS encoding YpmS family protein translates to MKEQKWKKLFFLLLAINIIVIAVLVVIVKTPGEDDYYSPQNIDLNEHVPFRIQTDKADLNQVINHYLDKEGLTGPIDYRINLDKEVELYGTVPVFSQEIQMKLAFEPIALDNGDILLQQKSISVGQLQLPVSYVLKFVRDKYKVPNWVTIQPNEERIYVSLQKMKLKSDIHVKVDEFDLKNDDIRFTLLVPIK, encoded by the coding sequence TTGAAGGAACAGAAGTGGAAAAAGCTCTTTTTCCTTTTACTAGCGATCAACATAATCGTCATTGCGGTGTTAGTAGTGATTGTCAAGACCCCCGGTGAAGATGATTATTACTCACCACAAAACATTGATTTAAATGAACATGTACCATTTAGAATTCAAACAGATAAGGCTGACTTAAATCAGGTAATTAACCATTATCTAGACAAAGAAGGTTTAACAGGACCAATTGATTACCGAATTAATTTAGACAAAGAAGTGGAGTTATATGGTACTGTCCCTGTATTTAGTCAAGAAATTCAAATGAAGCTAGCATTTGAACCGATAGCATTAGATAATGGAGATATTCTTCTTCAGCAGAAATCAATTTCAGTCGGTCAGCTTCAATTGCCAGTATCATATGTTTTAAAGTTTGTGAGAGATAAATATAAAGTACCCAATTGGGTTACTATACAGCCAAACGAGGAAAGAATTTATGTTTCATTACAAAAAATGAAATTAAAAAGCGATATTCATGTAAAGGTTGATGAATTCGATTTGAAAAATGATGATATTCGATTCACACTGCTCGTACCGATCAAGTAA
- a CDS encoding DUF2535 family protein, with amino-acid sequence MLFKSLEFKNAVGQKVKITEIPVLERNSPFYFMIQVRLQAFMTFLYKDSKKVMKNHSFREYLKRVLKWPVYEELFKTPELKNNA; translated from the coding sequence TTGCTATTTAAAAGCCTAGAGTTCAAAAATGCTGTTGGACAGAAGGTTAAGATTACGGAAATTCCTGTACTAGAGAGAAATAGCCCATTTTACTTCATGATTCAAGTCCGTTTGCAAGCTTTCATGACATTCCTTTATAAGGATTCCAAGAAAGTTATGAAAAATCACTCCTTTAGAGAGTATTTAAAAAGAGTTCTGAAATGGCCAGTGTATGAAGAGCTATTTAAGACTCCTGAATTAAAGAATAACGCTTGA
- a CDS encoding YjcZ family sporulation protein gives MYYGHCHPVAGAFDPCYPGHGYPVAGVHAGHGFGGFALIVVLFILLIIIGASCCGDW, from the coding sequence ATGTATTATGGACATTGTCATCCAGTAGCCGGTGCGTTTGATCCATGCTATCCTGGACATGGTTATCCAGTTGCTGGCGTTCATGCAGGACATGGATTCGGTGGTTTTGCTTTAATCGTTGTATTGTTTATTCTGTTGATTATTATCGGTGCAAGCTGTTGTGGGGATTGGTAA
- a CDS encoding aspartate aminotransferase family protein, with product MNKSNLIKPVLESEYPVIDYGKGIYLYDQDGKEYLDASSGAITANIGHGVKEIIDAMHEQAKRVSFVYRSQFTSDAAENLARKIAEQTIGDLNWCFFVNSGSEATETAMKIAIQYWQEKGVQTKTKVLSRWMSYHGITLGALSMSGHTGRRARFIPLLEDFPVIHPPYCYRCPYNREAPDCGYVCAQELDTVIKRIGAEYIAAFIAEPIIGASGAAITPPKGYYKVIKEICDKNRILFIADEVMTGFGRTGAMLACEHWGIEPDIVALGKGMGAGYAPIAAALVSERVMEPILSGSKIVMSGHTLSANPQSCAVSLAVLEYLDKNEIIKEVDQKGHYLIEKLVKLQEKFPFIGDIRGKGLMIGLEFVQNHEEKTPFPRSLLFTQKLILLAQSYGLIIYPAGAGIDGMNGDAVLIAPPLTITFQEIDELLKRLQMTFESFAEKYLSTEEGCK from the coding sequence ATGAATAAGTCCAATTTAATTAAACCAGTGCTGGAAAGTGAATATCCAGTGATTGATTATGGCAAAGGAATATACTTATACGATCAAGATGGGAAGGAATATTTGGATGCATCATCTGGGGCCATTACAGCCAATATCGGTCATGGGGTAAAGGAAATTATTGATGCCATGCATGAGCAGGCTAAACGGGTTTCATTTGTCTATCGGTCACAGTTTACGAGTGATGCAGCCGAAAATCTTGCACGAAAAATTGCCGAGCAGACGATTGGAGACTTAAACTGGTGTTTTTTTGTAAATAGCGGTTCAGAAGCAACGGAAACTGCGATGAAAATTGCTATTCAGTATTGGCAGGAAAAAGGAGTGCAGACAAAGACAAAAGTATTATCGAGATGGATGAGCTACCATGGGATTACATTAGGTGCACTCTCCATGTCTGGGCATACAGGCAGAAGGGCAAGATTTATTCCACTTCTTGAAGATTTTCCGGTTATTCATCCTCCCTATTGTTACCGCTGTCCATATAATCGAGAGGCGCCAGATTGTGGGTATGTCTGTGCACAGGAGCTTGATACAGTGATAAAGCGGATCGGTGCCGAATATATTGCAGCTTTTATTGCGGAACCGATCATTGGTGCTTCTGGTGCAGCCATTACCCCTCCTAAGGGCTACTACAAGGTCATTAAAGAAATTTGTGATAAAAACAGAATTCTTTTTATTGCGGATGAAGTGATGACTGGCTTTGGAAGAACAGGTGCCATGTTAGCCTGTGAGCATTGGGGCATCGAGCCAGATATTGTTGCATTAGGAAAAGGAATGGGGGCTGGGTATGCCCCAATTGCAGCTGCTTTAGTAAGCGAACGGGTGATGGAACCCATCCTCTCAGGTTCAAAAATCGTCATGAGCGGGCATACTTTAAGTGCAAACCCCCAGTCATGTGCAGTTTCCCTAGCTGTTCTTGAATACTTAGATAAAAACGAAATTATTAAAGAGGTTGATCAAAAGGGGCATTATTTAATTGAAAAACTTGTGAAATTGCAAGAGAAGTTCCCGTTTATTGGAGATATTCGTGGAAAAGGGCTAATGATCGGGTTAGAATTTGTCCAAAATCATGAAGAAAAAACGCCTTTCCCGCGATCCCTTCTTTTTACGCAAAAATTAATACTGCTTGCACAAAGCTATGGGTTGATTATTTATCCTGCAGGTGCAGGTATTGATGGCATGAATGGGGATGCGGTTTTAATTGCACCTCCTCTTACGATTACTTTCCAAGAAATAGATGAATTACTAAAGCGTTTGCAAATGACTTTTGAATCGTTTGCTGAAAAATATTTATCAACTGAGGAGGGTTGCAAGTAA
- a CDS encoding PCYCGC motif-containing (lipo)protein, whose amino-acid sequence MRIKLFAYFLTVIGILSLLSACSSKLEESANSNKDEDIHTYHAENGDLRELTNSNEVLPDFLNEKPEQMQIIYGAAAQHKNLLEAIPCYCGCSESGDHKDNYDCFVYENKQSGGVVWDDHGTRCGVCLDTAAESIIQYKDGKSIKEIRQYIDNKYKEGYAEPTPTPFPS is encoded by the coding sequence ATGAGAATAAAATTATTTGCTTATTTCCTTACAGTTATCGGCATCCTTTCTCTATTATCGGCTTGTTCCTCCAAATTAGAAGAATCAGCCAATTCAAATAAGGATGAGGATATTCATACTTACCATGCAGAAAATGGAGACTTGCGCGAATTAACAAATTCTAATGAGGTGCTTCCGGATTTTCTAAATGAAAAGCCCGAGCAAATGCAGATCATATACGGGGCAGCAGCTCAGCACAAGAATCTGTTGGAAGCCATTCCATGTTATTGCGGATGCAGTGAATCAGGAGATCATAAAGATAATTACGATTGTTTCGTATATGAAAATAAACAATCGGGTGGCGTTGTTTGGGATGACCACGGAACACGCTGTGGCGTCTGCTTAGATACAGCTGCTGAAAGCATTATTCAATACAAAGATGGAAAATCCATTAAAGAGATTCGCCAATACATTGATAATAAGTACAAAGAAGGCTACGCAGAACCAACTCCAACCCCATTTCCAAGCTAA
- a CDS encoding ATP-binding protein has translation MKDHINNLPLPRKVFLFSFFISLILVSITAGISLILQTNQMEKQMKYRVVEMSSLWSTTFDAKDIKRINEDRNAEHPAFQNITEKLTLVNEKSPYTNAVLLSTDVTNEDEIFILVSSKSYKKIGLHPFSNYEAGKVYLEGYKKAISTKNIISTEMYEDKYGPWISAFVPILGQDSEVVGVISFDINAELVTENRNKISAYIIAIFLLMTVSGYFMLKRGLKKVLYPVNEIIVGFNEVSNGNFDVKLKSVNQADLGILAERFNNMTSKLSLLFDRLSATSVEFGTNHKNPVSMHRFEEAIDEMEQILHKTKILRELQRAEKMNAIGQLAASVAHEIRNPMTVVKGFLQIFLAKDQMSDEERMYIRLMIEEMKRAETIINDYLSLAKPDIEQSEKVDAGETASKVLDLMNSYAMMSKNIMVVPNLSEGVIIQGNSSELKQVLINILKNGIEAMKVGGTLSISVYKDEKYGVFEISDTGIGMSAEELERLGTAFYSLKEKGTGIGLMVCYQIIERMKGKIEVQSQNGKGTTFKIFVPLTDDNVEYL, from the coding sequence ATGAAGGATCATATTAATAATTTACCTTTGCCCAGAAAAGTTTTTCTATTCTCGTTTTTTATAAGTTTAATTCTAGTTTCTATTACAGCTGGAATAAGTTTAATCCTACAAACGAACCAGATGGAAAAACAGATGAAATATCGGGTTGTTGAAATGTCATCATTATGGAGTACCACATTCGATGCAAAAGATATTAAGAGGATAAATGAAGATAGAAATGCAGAACATCCTGCATTTCAAAATATTACTGAAAAGCTGACACTTGTAAATGAGAAATCACCTTATACAAATGCCGTCCTACTTTCTACAGATGTTACTAATGAAGATGAAATTTTTATTCTGGTCAGTTCCAAAAGCTATAAAAAGATCGGATTGCATCCATTTTCTAATTATGAAGCTGGTAAGGTGTATTTAGAAGGTTATAAGAAAGCTATTTCGACAAAAAATATTATATCTACTGAAATGTACGAGGATAAGTATGGGCCTTGGATATCTGCCTTTGTTCCGATTCTTGGACAAGACAGTGAAGTTGTCGGCGTTATCAGCTTTGATATAAATGCAGAACTGGTCACGGAAAACCGAAATAAGATTTCAGCCTACATAATTGCTATTTTTCTTCTGATGACAGTAAGTGGTTATTTTATGCTTAAAAGAGGCTTGAAAAAAGTATTGTATCCGGTTAATGAAATAATCGTAGGCTTTAATGAAGTGAGTAATGGAAATTTCGATGTGAAATTAAAGTCCGTAAATCAGGCTGATTTGGGCATTTTAGCCGAACGATTTAATAATATGACCAGTAAGCTATCCTTGCTTTTTGATCGCTTATCCGCAACATCTGTGGAGTTTGGGACAAATCATAAAAATCCTGTTTCCATGCACAGATTTGAAGAAGCTATAGATGAAATGGAACAAATCTTACATAAAACAAAAATTCTGCGAGAACTTCAAAGAGCAGAAAAAATGAACGCAATTGGACAGCTGGCAGCCTCTGTTGCCCACGAAATTAGAAATCCAATGACTGTTGTTAAAGGATTCCTGCAAATCTTTTTGGCAAAAGACCAAATGAGTGATGAAGAGCGTATGTATATTCGATTGATGATTGAAGAAATGAAACGTGCCGAAACAATCATCAATGATTATCTTTCTTTGGCGAAGCCGGATATTGAACAATCCGAAAAGGTGGATGCAGGTGAAACAGCATCAAAGGTGCTTGACCTGATGAATTCATATGCCATGATGTCAAAAAATATCATGGTCGTTCCTAATTTGAGTGAAGGGGTTATTATTCAAGGCAATAGCAGTGAGCTAAAGCAAGTACTGATAAATATATTAAAAAACGGGATAGAAGCAATGAAAGTCGGGGGTACGCTAAGTATTTCGGTTTATAAAGATGAAAAGTATGGAGTTTTTGAAATAAGTGATACAGGAATTGGAATGAGTGCAGAGGAATTAGAACGGTTGGGAACGGCATTTTATTCCTTAAAGGAAAAAGGAACTGGAATCGGATTAATGGTGTGTTACCAAATCATTGAAAGGATGAAAGGGAAGATTGAAGTTCAAAGTCAAAATGGAAAGGGAACAACCTTCAAGATTTTTGTTCCATTAACAGATGATAATGTGGAATATCTTTAA
- the tatC gene encoding twin-arginine translocase subunit TatC, which produces MEDKELNLVEHLDELRKRLIISIAAFLVFFVAGFMYVEEIYHWVVRDLDVKLIVLGPSDIIWVYFMIASVIAIAATIPVLAVQIWLFVKPALSPVERKISLSYIPALFILFIVGLCFGYFVIFPTVLGFLVDLGGQMLETNFTAEKYFRFILHMTMPFGVLFELPVVVMFLTSLGILNPYALAKIRKYAYFVLIVIAIVISPPDFMSDFLVAIPLLFLYEISINLSKIVYKRKLKKEQQWEEQNDYEPLDEN; this is translated from the coding sequence ATGGAAGATAAAGAACTGAACTTAGTTGAGCATTTGGATGAATTAAGGAAAAGGCTTATTATTTCAATAGCAGCTTTCTTAGTTTTCTTTGTGGCAGGTTTCATGTATGTGGAAGAAATTTATCATTGGGTTGTCCGCGACCTTGATGTGAAACTTATTGTACTTGGTCCAAGTGATATTATCTGGGTTTACTTTATGATTGCATCTGTTATTGCCATTGCAGCGACAATCCCGGTTTTAGCTGTGCAAATATGGCTATTTGTTAAACCAGCTCTAAGTCCAGTAGAAAGAAAAATTTCACTCTCATATATTCCTGCATTATTTATTTTATTTATCGTTGGTCTTTGTTTCGGCTATTTTGTTATTTTCCCGACTGTGTTGGGCTTTCTGGTTGATTTAGGCGGGCAGATGCTGGAAACGAATTTCACTGCGGAAAAGTATTTCCGGTTTATTTTGCATATGACCATGCCATTTGGAGTATTGTTTGAATTGCCGGTCGTTGTCATGTTCTTGACATCGTTAGGAATACTTAACCCGTATGCCCTTGCAAAAATTCGAAAATATGCATATTTTGTTCTTATTGTTATTGCAATTGTCATTTCCCCGCCTGACTTTATGTCAGATTTCCTTGTTGCCATTCCATTATTATTCTTATATGAAATTAGCATCAACCTATCAAAAATCGTCTATAAGCGTAAATTAAAGAAGGAACAGCAATGGGAAGAACAGAATGACTATGAGCCTTTAGATGAAAACTAA
- a CDS encoding SGNH/GDSL hydrolase family protein, translated as MKIKFLFFIVSILILASCNILSSSEVGKLNKSKQTVLTAKNMPEDDFIPHDITIVSAGDSLTEGVGDSTNRGGYIPYLKEKLENDKGIADAYFYNFGVKGNRSDQLLKRLDSSKIKSAIGEADIVIVTIGGNDMMKVVRENFTSLNLKAFQKQKQIFKDNLDDSLVKIREDNPNSLVVLVGLYNPFISWFANINEINVIVDEWNSTSKEILEKYPNTFFVEIDDIFQKNAEDLLFTDFFHPNDKGYELIAGRVYDTLKEEALTKLSERFYTVGIGEN; from the coding sequence ATGAAGATTAAATTCCTCTTTTTCATTGTAAGCATACTCATTCTTGCTTCATGCAATATTCTTTCCTCTTCTGAAGTTGGGAAACTAAATAAATCAAAACAAACCGTACTAACGGCAAAAAATATGCCGGAAGATGATTTTATTCCCCATGACATCACAATTGTTTCTGCTGGAGACTCACTAACTGAGGGTGTGGGGGATAGTACAAATAGAGGTGGGTATATTCCATACTTAAAAGAAAAGTTAGAAAATGACAAGGGAATTGCTGATGCCTATTTTTATAATTTTGGTGTCAAAGGAAATCGTTCAGATCAGCTCTTAAAGAGACTTGACTCAAGTAAGATAAAGTCTGCAATTGGCGAAGCAGATATAGTCATTGTAACGATTGGCGGCAATGATATGATGAAGGTCGTCCGTGAAAATTTTACAAGTTTAAATTTGAAGGCCTTTCAAAAACAAAAACAAATATTTAAAGATAATTTAGATGATTCGCTCGTAAAAATTCGAGAGGATAATCCAAATAGCCTTGTTGTTTTAGTTGGATTATATAATCCATTTATATCTTGGTTTGCTAATATTAATGAAATTAATGTGATTGTTGATGAATGGAATTCTACGAGCAAGGAAATCCTTGAAAAATATCCAAATACGTTTTTTGTAGAAATTGATGATATTTTTCAAAAGAATGCGGAGGATTTGCTCTTTACAGATTTTTTCCACCCAAATGATAAAGGGTATGAACTTATTGCTGGCCGGGTTTATGATACATTGAAAGAGGAAGCATTAACTAAGCTATCAGAGAGATTCTACACAGTGGGGATTGGAGAGAATTGA
- the tatA gene encoding twin-arginine translocase TatA/TatE family subunit, translating to MLSNIGFPGLFLILILALIIFGPKKLPEIGRAFGQTLREFKKSTRDLTSDVMEEIEDDNKKKTIK from the coding sequence ATGCTATCAAACATCGGATTTCCTGGATTATTTCTAATTCTTATCTTGGCATTAATAATATTTGGTCCAAAAAAATTACCTGAGATCGGCCGGGCTTTCGGTCAAACACTTAGGGAATTTAAGAAGTCTACTCGTGATTTAACAAGTGACGTGATGGAAGAAATAGAGGATGACAACAAGAAAAAAACGATTAAATAA
- a CDS encoding SCO family protein, translating to MKFRFMTIILSILTVLILSACGQSEIKDAKNWPVADFTFTDQNNKSLGLSDLKGKVWVADFIYTNCPDVCLPMTFNMAKLQDLAKKEEIENIEFVSFSIDPEIDSPEVLTAYAGHFDVDFNNWHFLTGYKQEEIEKFAMDNFKTLVKKPENDPNVIHQTYFYLVNGEGKIMKLYSGLDDIPFEEIINDIKTLQ from the coding sequence ATGAAATTTAGATTTATGACAATCATCCTATCGATTTTAACAGTCTTAATACTTTCAGCTTGTGGCCAAAGTGAAATAAAAGATGCAAAAAACTGGCCAGTTGCCGATTTTACTTTTACAGATCAAAATAATAAATCCCTTGGATTATCCGATTTAAAAGGTAAGGTTTGGGTTGCTGATTTTATCTACACGAACTGTCCTGATGTTTGCTTGCCAATGACTTTTAATATGGCTAAATTACAGGATTTAGCGAAGAAAGAGGAAATTGAGAATATTGAGTTTGTCTCATTCAGTATAGATCCGGAAATCGATAGCCCAGAAGTTTTAACGGCCTATGCGGGTCATTTTGATGTAGATTTTAATAATTGGCACTTTTTAACTGGATATAAACAAGAGGAAATTGAGAAATTTGCAATGGATAATTTTAAAACTCTTGTAAAAAAGCCTGAAAATGACCCTAATGTCATTCATCAGACCTATTTTTATTTAGTAAATGGAGAAGGCAAGATCATGAAATTATATTCTGGTCTTGATGACATCCCTTTTGAAGAAATTATTAATGATATCAAGACATTACAATAG